From Labrus bergylta chromosome 22, fLabBer1.1, whole genome shotgun sequence, one genomic window encodes:
- the LOC110003297 gene encoding uncharacterized protein, with product MRRTRLCGLLLLWVHVYFVNAGNTSDGSSSRNLQSQESSTKEKPVEIVATQMKVSPAWYLSEGDTVEINCTTIDDKGNHSHKMDLLLFWTKLGPGEKTKTVLVRQRASTGISFVLGPVTHEHQGVYTCDDDGSLPDVYVNDWHRIIWVADASPRASIDVISHNRSQFLHDEQFTLSCQLPDINSQWKMMRFNQWWGIIKECPNQASSDGRLSCTTTSDYPWSDVLYWCESASGERSNALNITTTVGVNVTLESPTHPVLEGEDVMLRCLHRNKTTNTFTSNFRAVFYKNNRRIRIQTEGNMTLKAVTKADEGMYTCRHSEEGSSHYSWFSVRGTDALTKRPHKY from the exons ATGAGGCGTACTCGACTCTGTGGACTTCTCT TGCTGTGGGTTCATGTCTACTTTGTGAATGCGGGAAACACTTCTGATGGATCCTCATCTCGCA ATTTACAGTCGCAGGAGTCGAGCACCAAGGAGAAACCTGTGGAAATTGTGGCAACACAAATGAAAGTCTCTCCTGCTTGGTACCTCAGTGAGGGCGACACTGTAGAGATCAACTGCACTACAATTGACGACAAAGGAAACCACAGCCACAAAATGGACCTGCTACTGTTCTGGACCAAGCTGGGCCCTGGAGAGAAGACCAAGACG GTCCTAGTGAGGCAGAGAGCATCTACAGGAATCTCCTTTGTCCTGGGCCCTGTTACCCATGAGCACCAAGGAGTTTACACCTGTGACGATGATGGCAGCTTACCTGATGTTTATGTCAATGATTGGCACCGTATAATCTGGGTGGCTG ACGCCTCTCCCAGAGCCTCCATAGACGTTATCAGCCACAACAGGAGCCAGTTCCTCCATGATGAGCAGTTTACTTTGAGCTGCCAGCTGCCTGACATTAACTCTCAGTGGAAGATGATGAG GTTTAACCAATGGTGGGGGATTATCAAAGAGTGTCCCAATCAAGCATCTTCAGATGGTCGTCTGTCCTGCACAACCACTTCTGACTATCCCTGGTCAGATGTTCTGTACTGGTGTGAAAGTGCATCAGGAGAGAGGAGTAACGCCCTCAATATTACCACCACTG TTGGTGTAAACGTAACCCTGGAGAGTCCAACGCATCCTGTTTTGGAGGGAGAAGACGTGATGCTGCGCTGTCTACACcgaaacaaaaccacaaatacATTTACCTCCAACTTCAGAGCTGTCTTCTACAAGAACAATCGTCGGATCAG GATTCAAACTGAAGGCAACATGACTCTGAAAGCAGTGACCAAAGCTGATGAGGGGATGTACACTTGTCGCCACTCAGAGGAGGGATCGTCTCATTACAGCTGGTTCTCTGTCAGAGGCACTGACGCTCTCACAAAGCGACCTCACAAATACTGA
- the LOC110002765 gene encoding cyclin-dependent kinase-like 5, with protein MLEIRYNLDSHQSLMERYESLGLVGEGSYGTVLKCRHRESGRLVAIKKFMDSDDDKTVKKIALREIKLLRQLRHDNLVNLLEVWKRRRRWYLVFEFVERTLLDDLEKNPNGLDLNTSRQYLYQILRAVAFCHQQNIIHRDIKPENILISQGDLIKLCDFGFARTMTMPTDGGVYTDYVATRWYRAPELLVGDTKYGKPVDVWAVGCLLLEMLAGQPLFPGDSDLDQIFHIVRCFGNLTAHHQELFYRNPVFSGVRLPQCSGRVPLEQRFPLIATNALDIAQNCLQMDPESRAHCSELLDHPLFTQDSFNIRFLDELNAKIQKDHRENSTLPIIGKTQRREKDEIHGKNQRRKDKKQSEDSEEKFNMEKEKRDKGDRDDKLPKTKAKQPSKPKHIHNTSEPLMSTKTSGAKTFDNAAKITKVDHGQTAMRSKLGKAIGVEIRKEPEICKPTKTRTSDSLEASKTATDLNKQVDTKPKHVKVSSLGPRDGHLKQVETKTTNSTSLHSGCSDNNVLSVADKSTIESQTSSKLESSQDFRKSKNNSNTRVLKLPKSLTTDLPTKSSSPKSSLKATIYRTDTDLTQRKGQISISEYPEGPETATTCEMSNSGQVQTNFSMKVVEVTTRTIPSVPKPCKTTTSSNHLTDCSNMDTEQRLTSKCPKVLPSATKPSKTSSKSGPRIAKENTSLSNSPSESFTSDLSAQSSTVFIGGSLPNGTILPKANLQIGPSLDTKPSNDTPCLPNKPSTELQTNKDLGEVLIATTTQQYSCYMSKEDIEENNGRFTRSPVTKTAEKHIETLDVLSEDYQENPEYDEARSINQQGSSKSNITKESRSSFSLNEIPKTKTPLATIVPKTFKVSDKENSEELALSASNSPSTKSFIDQIPKVARSPHFEQTEPNVKSLRPLHSESLIGGSKSKIGSFSNPTKSPTTMAPKTQINMPPRNKRGISERNDPMNASTTSESTSLTSTATPDRDASTRIFHNMYTIDVNKFNFNVSHSSPPPPPPPPSSTPQLLPPSSTPLIPSISIVSAPNTAASNHFTLGAGFHSGTNNLRCTDKPRHQSSIYSRLTQQSLSSHIPGSLTYQIPEKGQIYEHNFLSDHCNPGNSGGGNTLTKKKPDIHFPDLRSSVPPEHKGREGKQPNKGTSKEQRKDKLPVQAIPPSDQQKLVNNGTDTHPNRDNV; from the exons atgttaGAGATACGTTATAACCTTGACTCCCATCAGAGCCTCATGGAGCGTTACGAGTCTCTGGGTCTGGTCGGGGAGGGCAGTTATGGCACCGTGCTGAAGTGTCGTCACAGAGAGTCCGGCCGCCTCGTCGCCATCAAGAAGTTCATGGACTCCGACGATGACAAGACAGTGAAGAAGATCGCTCTGAGGGAAATCAAGCTGCTGAGG CAACTGCGTCACGACAACCTGGTGAACCTTCTAGAAGTGTGGAAGCGCCGCCGTCGCTGGTATCTGGTGTTCGAATTTGTTGAGCGAACGCTCCTGGATGACTTGGAGAAAAACCCTAACGGACTCGACCTGAACACCAGCCGGCAGTACCTGTACCAGATCCTGAGGGCTGTAGCTTTCTGTCATCAACAAAAT ATTATACACCGTGACATCAAACCAGAGAACATACTCATCTCTCAGGGAGACCTGATCAAGCTGTGTGACTTTGGCTTTGCCCGGACAATGACTATGCCCACTGACGGGGGCGTCTACACTGACTATGTGGCCACCCGTTGGTACAGAGCCCCTGAATTGCTGGTGGGAGACACCAAGTATGGCAA ACCAGTTGATGTGTGGGCCGTTGGTTGTCTGCTTTTAGAGATGTTAGCAGGTCAGCCTCTGTTTCCCGGAGACTCTGACCTTGATCAAATATTCCACATCGTCAGGTGCTTCG GTAATCTGACAGCTCATCACCAGGAGTTGTTCTACAGGAATCCCGTTTTTTCTGGAGTCCGACTGCCCCAATGTTCTGGCAGAGTCCCACTGGAGCAGCGCTTCCCTTTAATTGCAACCAATGCCCTGGATATTGCACAG AATTGTCTCCAGATGGATCCAGAAAGCAGGGCTCACTGTTCAGAACTTCTTGATCACCCTCTGTTCACTCAAGACTCTTTCAACATCAG GTTTTTGGATGAGTTGAATGCTAAAATCCAAAAAGACCACAGAGAAAACTCTACACTTCCTATAATAGGAAAAACCCAAAGACGGGAAAAGGATGAAATACATGGCAAGAACCAAAGAcgcaaagacaaaaaacagtCTGAAGACTCAGAGGAGAAATTCAACatggaaaaggagaaaagagacaaaggggACAGAGATGACAAGTTACCCAAAACAAAAGCCAAGCAACCTTCAAAGCCgaaacacattcacaacacCTCAGAACCTTTGATGTCCACCAAAACATCAGGTGCCAAGACTTTTGATAATGCAGCTAAGATCACCAAAGTCGACCATGGCCAAACTGCCATGAGAAGTAAACTTGGAAAGGCCATTGGTGTAGAAATTAGAAAGGAACCTGAGATTTGTAAACCAACTAAAACCCGTACGTCTGATTCATTGGAGGCTTCAAAGACTGCAACAGATCTGAATAAGCAAGTAGATACCAAACCTAAACATGTGAAAGTTTCTTCTTTGGGGCCAAGAGACGGCCATTTGAAACAAgtagaaaccaaaacaacaaattcAACTAGCTTGCACTCCGGTTGCTCAGACAACAATGTGTTAAGTGTGGCTGATAAAAGTACAATAGAGTCGCAGACGTCATCCAAATTGGAGTCAAGTCAAGACTTTCGGAAAAGcaaaaacaactcaaacacaaGAGTACTCAAATTGCCTAAAAGCTTAACTACTGATCTTCCAACTAAGAGTTCTTCTCCAAAATCTTCTTTGAAAGCAACCATTTATCGTACAGACACAGACTTAACCCAGAGAAAGGGTCAAATTTCCATTTCTGAATACCCTGAAGGTCCTGAAACAGCCACAACTTGTGAAATGTCAAACAGTGGCCAAGTACAGACAAACTTCAGTATGAAAGTAGTGGAGGTCACTACCCGAACTATCCCTTCTGTCCCCAAGCCATGCAAGACAACTACTTCTTCAAATCATCTGACGGATTGttcaaacatggacacagagCAACGACTGACCTCTAAATGTCCAAAAGTCCTACCTTCAGCCACAAAGCCATCTAAGACCTCTTCAAAGTCTGGTCCCAGAattgcaaaagaaaacacatcattGTCCAACAGTCCCTCAGAGAGTTTTACCTCAGATCTTTCAGCACAGTCCTCCACAGTTTTCATAGGAGGAAGTCTTCCTAATGGTACCATATTACCCAAAGCAAACCTCCAAATTGGCCCATCCTTGGATACTAAACCTTCAAATGACACCCCATGTCTACCCAACAAACCTTCCACTGAACTTCAAACAAACAAGGACCTTGGGGAAGTATTGATTGCAACCACAACTCAGCAGTACAGTTGTTACATGTCAAAAGAGGACATCGAGGAAAACAATGGACGCTTTACAAGGAGCCCTGTGACCAAAACTGCTGAAAAACACATTGAGACACTTGATGTTTTAAGTGAGGATTACCAGGAGAATCCTGAATATGACGAGGCCCGTAGCATCAACCAACAAGGCAGTTCTAAGTCAAACATCACCAAAGAATCCAGATCATCCTTTTCCTTAAATGAAATACCAAAAACCAAAACACCGTTGGCTACAATTGttccaaaaacatttaaagtttcaGATAAAGAGAACAGTGAGGAATTAGCACTCTCTGCATCGAACAGCCCATCGACCAAGTCTTTTATAGACCAAATCCCAAAGGTTGCTAGAAGCCCACATTTTGAGCAGACAGAACCTAATGTAAAGTCCTTGAGACCCCTCCACTCTGAATCTTTGATTGGGGGATCAAAATCAAAGATTGGGTCTTTTAGCAACCCCACCAAGTCGCCCACAACAATGGCCCCAAAGACTCAAATAAATATGCCTCCAAGGAATAAAAGAGGCATCTCAGAAAGGAACGACCCAATGAATGCATCCACAACCTCAGAATCAACTTCACTCACCTCCACTGCAACTCCAGACCGAGATGCTTCGACAAGGATCTTCCACAACATGTACACCATAGATGTTAACAAATTCAATTTTAATGTTTCCCattcctctccacctcctccaccacctcctccctcctccactcctcaactcctccctccatcctccacaCCCCTCATTCCCTCCATCTCCATTGTCAGTGCCCCCAACACTGCCGCCAGCAATCACTTTACCCTGGGGGCAGGTTTCCATTCTGGGACCAACAACCTTAG GTGTACAGACAAACCAAGGCATCAGAGTAGCATTTACAGTCGACTGACCCAACAGTCTTTGTCCAGCCACATCCCAGGATCACTGACTTATCAG ATCCCAGAGAAGGGTCAAATCTACGAGCACAACTTCCTGTCCGACCATTGTAACCCTGGTAACAGCGGTGGTGGTAATACACTGACCAAAAAGAAGCCCGACATCCATTTCCCAGATCTTAGAAGTTCAGTGCCGCCAGAGCACAAAGGAAGAGAGG GTAAACAACCAAACAAAGGCACTTCcaaagagcaaagaaaagacaaactgccCGTTCAGGCTATTCCTCCATCAGACCAACAAAAGCTTGTAAACAACGGTACAGATACACACCCTAACAGAGACAATGTGTAG
- the abcg2a gene encoding broad substrate specificity ATP-binding cassette transporter ABCG2, translating into MSESRVTMELGVNGSSKHQSAGLGQQRHGSTVSFHNIHYKVTQGGNCLCRKKGKIKDILLDLNGIMKPGLNAIMGATGSGKSSFLDVLAARKDPSGLSGEVLIDGAPQPPNFKCLSGYVVQDDVVMGTLTVRENFSFSAALRLPESVSQQEKEKKVNRLIQELGLNRVADSKVGTQLIRGISGGERKRTNIGMELIIDPSVLFLDEPTTGLDASTANSVLLLLKRMANNGRTIILSIHQPRYSIYRLFDSLTLLVNGKQVYHAPAHSALDYFSDIGYTCEPHNNPADFFLDIINGDSTAVALSGKENEDPESDSVVTSRRGIEDKLVEEYRNSRYFQQTKAEMERIVQGRQVTTKTPSRTITYNTSFMTQFRWVLKRTFKNLMLNPQTSVAQIAVTLFLALVVGAIFFNVQDNQSGMQNRFGALFFIVVNQCFSSLSSAELFIAERKLFIHEYISGYYRVSVYFLSKILSDILTLRTIPAMVFSCVAYFMIGLKPTVDAFFLFMFSVTLVAYTATSMALAISADQTVVAIANIFMTIACVFMMIFAGLLVNLPSIVCWLAWLKYLSIPRYGLGALQINEFRGLQFCKDLNHTLIRPGLACTGEEFLDQQGVDYSTWGFWQNHMALIIMTVCFLTIAYLKLRFIRKFT; encoded by the exons atgtCAGAGAGCAGGGTGACGATGGAGCTGGGAGTGAACGGATCCTCCAAACACCAG tctgcagGATTGGGACAACAACGACATGGCTCCACCGTCAGcttccacaacatccactacaAGGTGACGCAGGGAGGGAACTGTCTGTGCCGTAAGAAAGGGAAGATCAAGGACATCCTCCTCGATCTGAA tgggATCATGAAGCCCGGTCTGAACGCCATCATGGGAGCGACAGGAAGCGGAAAGTCGTC gtttctGGATGTTTTAGCTGCCAGGAAGGATCCCTCCGGTCTGTCGGGAGAAGTTTTAATCGACGGAGCTCCTCAGCCTCCAAACTTCAAATGTCTGTCGGGATACGTGGTGCAG GACGACGTGGTGATGGGGACTCTGACGGTCAGAGAGAACTTCAGCTTCTCGGCGGCGCTGCGACTCCCAGAGTCCGTCTCCcagcaggagaaggagaagaaagtgAACCGGCTGATCCAGGAGCTGGGACTGAACCGGGTGGCCGACTCcaag gtgggcACTCAGCTGATTCGAGGGATCTCTGGCGgcgagaggaagaggacgaaCATCGGCATGGAGCTCATCATCGACCCGTCCGTCCTCTTCCTGGACGAACCAACCACGGGGCTCGATGCTAGCACGGCTAActctgtcctgctgctgctaaagag gatGGCGAACAACGGGCGCACCATCATCCTGTCCATCCATCAGCCCCGATACTCCATCTACCGTCTGTTCGACAGCCTCACGCTGCTCGTCAACGGCAAACAG GTTTACCACGCCCCGGCTCACAGCGCTCTGGATTATTTCTCAGACATCG GATACACCTGTGAGCCCCACAATAACCCTGCTGACTTCTTCCTGGACATCATTAACGGAGACTCGACCGCTGTCGCTCTCAGCGGGAAGGAGAACGAAG ATCCAGAGTCGGACTCTGTGGTGACGTCCAGACGAGGGATCGAGGACAAACTGGTGGAAGAGTACAGAAACAGTCGTTACTTCCAGCAGACCAAAGCAGAGATGG aAAGGATTGTTCAGGGCCGACAGGTGACGACCAAGACTCCCTCCAGAACCATCACCTACAACACCAGCTTCATGACGCAGTTCAGATGGGTGCTCAAGAGAACGTTCAAGAACCTCATGCTCAACCCTCAGACATCGGTCGCTCAG ATTGCAGTGACGTTGTTTCTCGCTCTGGTCGTTGGAGCCATCTTCTTCAACGTCCAGGATAATCAGAGTGGAATGCAGAACAG gtTTGGCGCTCTCTTCTTCATCGTCGTGAATCAGTGTTTCAGCTCCCTGTCGTCCGCTGAACTCTTCATCGCAGAGCGGAAACTCTTCAT TCACGAGTATATCAGCGGTTACTACAGAGTGTCGGTGTACTTCCTGTCTAAGATCCTGTCCGACATCCTCACGCTGAGGACCATACCCGCCATGGTCTTCAGCTGCGTGGCATACTTCATGATTG gtCTGAAGCCGACAGTTGAcgccttcttcctcttcatgttCTCCGTGACTCTGGTTGCCTACACTGCCACCTCCATGGCTCTGGCCATCTCAGCCGACCAGACGGTGGTGGCCATTGCCAACATCTTCATGACCATCGCCTGCGTCTTCATGATg ATCTTTGCAGGTTTGCTCGTCAATCTTCCGTCCATTGTCTGCTGGCTCGCATGGTTGAAATACTTAAGTATACCACGCTACGGACTGGGc GCTCTGCAGATTAACGAGTTCAGGGGGCTGCAGTTCTGCAAAGACCTCAACCACACCCTCATCCGGCCTGGACTTgc GTGTACGGGCGAGGAGTTTCTGGATCAGCAGGGCGTCGATTACTCCACCTGGGGCTTCTGGCAGAATCACATGGCTCTGATCATCATGACTGTCTGCTTCCTTACCATCGCTTACCTCAAACTGCGCTTTATCAGGAAGTTCACTTAG
- the ppm1ka gene encoding protein phosphatase Mn(2+)-dependent 1K → MSSTVLFNLLRVGRSSITRQTFLAARCSSETSTACGQGGGALFGVVGVRHAGGSVRFDSDGSCRPVTWDSFGIWDNRIEEPILLPSSIKYGKPIPQVSLSRVGSTSALGLRKQNEDRLRVSRIHDNLLYFAVFDGHGGPHAADYCFTFMEKFIRDALEDEDDLEKVLKKAFLDVDAALHTHLSYFNNDSVLKAGTTATVAMLRDGVELVVGSVGDSRALLCRKGRATKLTKDHTPDREDEKQRIKKFGGFVTWNSLGQANVNGRLAMTRSIGDFHLKTSGVIAEPDTRRLSVKHNSDSFLALTTDGINFLLSDQEICDVIKQCQDPTEAADVITQQALQYGSEDNATIIIIPLGAWGKHKNSSAVYSMSRNFASSGRWA, encoded by the exons ATGTCGTCTACAGTGCTGTTCAACCTGCTGCGTGTCGGCCGCTCCTCCATCACCCGACAAACCTTCCTCGCCGCTCGCTGCTCATCGGAAACCTCCACGGCTTGTGGACAG GGAGGCGGGGCTTTGTTCGGGGTGGTAGGCGTGCGTCATGCCGGCGGGTCGGTGCGTTTCGACAGCGATGGCAGCTGCCGGCCGGTCACCTGGGACTCGTTCGGTATCTGGGACAACCGGATTGAAGAACCCATCCTGCTGCCCTCCAGCATCAAATATGGAAAACCCATTCCACAG GTCAGCCTGTCTCGGGTCGGCAGCACGTCCGCTCTGGGTCTCAGAAAGCAGAATGAGGATCGCCTCCGTGTCAGCCGTATCCATGACAACCTGCTTTACTTCGCCGTGTTCGACGGGCATGGCGGCCCGCACGCTGCCGATTACTGCTTCACCTTCATGGAGAAGTTTATCAG AGACGCTCTGGAGGATGAGGACGACCTGGAGAAAGTTTTAAAGAAAGCGTTTTTGGATGTTGACGCGGCGTTACACACACATCTCAGCTACTTCAATaatg ACTCTGTCCTGAAGGCCGGCACCACGGCGACGGTTGCTATGCTACGGGACGGTGtggagctggtggtggggagtgTTGGAGACAGCCGGGCGTTGCTGTGCAGGAAGGGACGAGCCACCAAACTCACCAAAGACCACACGCCAGACCGCGAAGACGAGAAACAACG GATAAAGAAGTTTGGCGGCTTCGTGACGTGGAACAGCCTCGGCCAGGCCAACGTCAACGGGCGCCTCGCCATGACCCGCAGCATCGGGGACTTCCACCTGAAAACCAGCGGCGTCATCGCAGAGCCGGACACGCGACGACTTTCT GTCAAGCACAACAGCGACTCCTTCCTGGCTCTGACCACGGACGGCATCAACTTCCTGCTGAGCGACCAGGAgatctgtgatgtcatcaagcAGTGCCAAGACCCGACAGAGGCCGCTGATGTCATCACTCAGCAG gcgTTGCAGTACGGCTCGGAGGACAAcgccaccatcatcatcatccctcTCGGAGCGTGggggaaacacaagaactcctCGGCCGTCTACAGCATGAGCAGGAACTTTGCCTCCAGTGGGAGATGGGCGTAG